A single genomic interval of Hafnia alvei harbors:
- a CDS encoding replication-associated recombination protein A encodes MSNLSLDFSQNEFQPLAARMRPETLKQYIGQRHLLAEGKPLPRAIEAGHLHSMILWGPPGTGKTTLAELIGRYGNADVERISAVTSGIKEIREAIERARNNRDAGRRTILFVDEVHRFNKSQQDAFLPHIEDGTITFIGATTENPSFELNSALLSRARVYLLKALTSEDIVEVLNQAMADKERGYGGQNIVLPDDTRDMIAELVGGDARRALNTLEMMADMAEVDASGQRVLSANLLKEVSGERSARFDNKGDRFYDLISALHKSVRGSAPDAALYWYARIITAGGDPLYVARRLLAIASEDVGNADPRGMQVAISAWDCFTRVGPAEGERAIAQAIVYLACAPKSNAVYTAFKAAVRDAKERPDYDVPDHLRNAPTKLMKEMGLGAEYRYAHDETNAYAAGEVYFPPEMSQTRYYVPTNRGLEGKIGEKLAWLAEQDQNSPTKRYR; translated from the coding sequence GTGAGTAATCTGTCCCTCGACTTCTCGCAGAATGAATTTCAACCACTGGCCGCGCGTATGCGGCCAGAAACATTGAAGCAGTACATCGGACAGCGCCATTTGCTGGCTGAGGGCAAGCCTCTGCCGCGAGCGATTGAGGCTGGACATCTGCATTCAATGATTTTGTGGGGGCCGCCAGGGACAGGGAAAACCACGCTGGCTGAACTGATTGGCCGCTACGGCAATGCTGACGTTGAACGTATTTCGGCGGTAACTTCTGGGATCAAAGAGATCCGTGAAGCGATTGAACGAGCGCGTAATAACCGTGATGCGGGCCGTCGAACCATTTTGTTTGTAGATGAAGTCCATCGTTTTAACAAAAGCCAGCAAGACGCTTTCCTTCCGCATATTGAAGACGGCACCATTACTTTCATCGGTGCTACCACGGAAAACCCCTCATTTGAGCTTAATTCTGCGCTGCTTTCACGGGCTAGAGTTTACTTGCTCAAGGCGCTAACCAGCGAAGATATCGTTGAAGTGCTCAATCAGGCGATGGCCGATAAAGAGCGCGGATATGGCGGACAAAATATTGTTTTGCCTGATGACACGCGCGACATGATCGCTGAGCTGGTGGGGGGCGATGCCCGCCGCGCGCTAAATACGTTAGAAATGATGGCTGATATGGCGGAGGTGGACGCCAGTGGTCAGCGTGTTTTAAGCGCGAATCTGCTGAAGGAAGTTTCAGGCGAACGCAGCGCGCGCTTTGATAATAAAGGCGATCGCTTTTACGACCTGATTTCAGCATTGCATAAATCAGTACGCGGCTCAGCACCGGATGCCGCGCTGTATTGGTATGCGCGCATTATCACCGCCGGTGGCGATCCGCTTTATGTCGCACGACGTTTACTGGCGATTGCCTCCGAGGATGTGGGTAATGCCGATCCGCGCGGCATGCAGGTCGCGATTTCAGCATGGGATTGCTTTACCCGTGTCGGGCCTGCTGAGGGCGAACGTGCGATTGCGCAAGCCATTGTCTACTTGGCCTGTGCGCCGAAAAGTAATGCCGTGTATACCGCGTTTAAAGCCGCGGTGCGTGATGCCAAAGAGCGCCCTGACTATGATGTTCCCGATCATCTGCGTAATGCGCCAACCAAACTCATGAAGGAAATGGGGCTGGGGGCTGAGTATCGCTATGCGCATGATGAAACTAATGCTTACGCCGCGGGCGAAGTGTACTTCCCGCCTGAAATGTCACAAACCCGATATTATGTGCCCACTAACCGTGGTTTAGAGGGCAAAATTGGTGAAAAACTGGCATGGTTGGCTGAGCAGGATCAAAATAGCCCGACAAAACGCTACCGCTAA
- the serS gene encoding serine--tRNA ligase → MLDPNLLRNELDAVAEKLARRGFKLDVDTLRQQEERRKVLQVETESLQAERNSRSKSIGAAKARGEDIEPLRLEVNELGEKLDAAKSELDQLLNDIRDLALSIPNMPDDSVPVGRDENDNLEVSRWGEPRTYDFEVRDHVTLGEMTGGLDFAAAVKLTGARFVVMKGQMARMHRALAQFMLDLHTEQHGYLETYVPYLVNHDTLYGTGQLPKFGGDLFHTRPLEEEADSSSYALIPTAEVPVTNLVRGEILEEESLPLKMTAHTPCFRSEAGSYGRDTRGLIRMHQFDKVELVQIVRPEDSMDALEELTGHAEKVLQLLNLPYRKVLLCTGDMGFGSSKTYDLEVWVPAQNTYREISSCSNMWDFQARRMQARCRNKTDKKPRLVHTLNGSGLAVGRTLVAVLENYQQADGRIQVPEVLRPYMNGLEYIG, encoded by the coding sequence ATGCTAGATCCCAATCTACTGCGTAATGAGCTAGACGCAGTCGCCGAAAAGCTGGCTCGTCGAGGCTTTAAACTGGATGTTGACACTTTGCGTCAGCAGGAAGAACGCCGCAAAGTGCTGCAAGTTGAAACTGAAAGCCTGCAAGCAGAGCGTAACTCGCGATCCAAATCCATCGGTGCGGCTAAAGCGCGTGGGGAAGATATTGAGCCACTGCGTCTTGAAGTCAACGAATTGGGCGAAAAGCTGGATGCGGCCAAGTCAGAGCTGGATCAGTTGCTAAATGATATCCGCGATTTGGCGTTGTCCATTCCTAACATGCCAGATGATTCTGTGCCGGTAGGTAGAGACGAAAACGACAATCTGGAAGTTAGCCGCTGGGGCGAGCCTCGTACGTACGATTTCGAAGTTCGCGATCACGTGACTCTGGGCGAAATGACTGGCGGGCTGGATTTTGCTGCCGCAGTTAAATTGACCGGTGCGCGTTTCGTTGTGATGAAAGGCCAAATGGCGCGTATGCATCGTGCATTGGCTCAGTTCATGCTTGATCTGCACACCGAGCAGCATGGCTATCTCGAAACCTACGTTCCTTATTTGGTTAACCATGACACGCTGTACGGTACTGGTCAGTTGCCTAAATTTGGCGGCGATCTGTTCCACACACGTCCACTGGAAGAAGAAGCCGATTCTAGCAGCTATGCGCTGATCCCAACGGCAGAAGTCCCAGTCACCAACTTGGTGCGTGGCGAAATTCTGGAAGAAGAATCTCTGCCGTTGAAAATGACTGCACATACGCCATGTTTCCGTTCCGAAGCGGGCTCTTATGGTCGTGATACACGCGGTCTGATTCGTATGCACCAGTTTGATAAAGTTGAGCTGGTTCAGATTGTTCGTCCAGAAGATTCAATGGATGCTCTGGAAGAACTGACCGGTCACGCCGAGAAAGTGCTGCAGCTGCTGAATCTGCCATACCGTAAAGTGCTGTTGTGCACCGGCGATATGGGCTTTGGCTCAAGCAAAACCTACGATCTGGAAGTTTGGGTTCCTGCGCAGAACACTTACCGCGAAATCTCTTCATGTTCAAACATGTGGGACTTCCAGGCTCGTCGTATGCAGGCTCGCTGTCGTAATAAAACCGACAAAAAACCGCGTTTGGTGCATACACTGAATGGTTCTGGTTTGGCGGTGGGTCGTACTCTGGTTGCCGTATTAGAAAACTATCAGCAAGCTGATGGTCGAATTCAGGTGCCAGAAGTTCTGCGTCCGTATATGAATGGTTTAGAATATATTGGTTAA